One genomic segment of Ipomoea triloba cultivar NCNSP0323 chromosome 9, ASM357664v1 includes these proteins:
- the LOC116028341 gene encoding actin-related protein 2/3 complex subunit 2A codes for MILLQSHSRYLLQILSTRVQNLDKGVELDCQWVEFDDIRFHIQASMKNSNVLLLSMSIPIPPPETVFFGGLPQGAIEAIKAAYGVVAQILDPPRDGFNLTLKLNLSKLPPDEDHKNALLMKIASVREVVMGAPLRAVLKNLVLRTVPSSSEKLISLVHRPNESFFLVPQIDKVTAIFPMRFNDSIDTVLASSFLQEFVEARRTAGLNTAPPCFWSPSPPQELEGVASEAIAANAGYFRFVIFPRHVEGKKLDRTVWNLSTFHAYVNYHVKCSEGFMHTRMRRRVESLIQALDRAKPEGETPKKSPSPKSFKRMSLKDSQSGFNSRR; via the exons ATGATACTCTTGCAGTCCCACTCCAGATACCTCCTTCAGATCTTGTCTACCCGCGTTCAAAA TCTTGATAAAGGTGTTGAACTTGATTGCCAATGGGTTGAATTTGATGATATTCGTTTCCATATTCAG GCTTCAATGAAGAATTCGAATGTATTGCTACTTTCAATGTCGATACCAATACCACCTCCTGAAACTGTATTCTTCGGGGGACTTCCTCAGGGAGCGATAGAAGCCATAAAAGCAGCATATGGTGTGGTTGCTCAGATTCTTGATCCTCCAAGAGATGGCTTTAATCTCACATTGAAACTGAACTTGTCCAAACTTCCTCCAGATGAAG ATCACAAGAATGCTTTATTGATGAAGATTGCATCTGTGAGGGAAGTGGTAATGGGGGCCCCATTAAGAGCAGTTTTGAAAAATCTAGTTTTGAGAACAGTTCCTTCTAGTTCAGAAAAGCTTATTTCCCTTGTTCATCGGCCAAACGAATCCTTTTTCCTTGTACCTCAG ATAGACAAAGTAACTGCCATCTTTCCTATGAGATTCAATGACTCTATAGATACCGTTCTTGCATCGTCTTTCCTTCAG GAATTTGTGGAGGCAAGGCGAACTGCTGGACTAAACACTGCCCCTCCCTGTTTTTGGTCCCCTTCTCCTCCTCAAGAACTGGAGGGAGTGGCTAGCGAGGCTATAGCAGCTAATGCTGGATATTTCAGATTTG TAATTTTCCCTCGTCATGTGGAAGGAAAGAAACTGGATAGAACTGTCTGGAATCTCTCAACATTTCATGCGTATGTGAATTATCATGTTAAG TGTTCAGAGGGTTTCATGCATACTCGGATGAGGCGTCGGGTGGAATCACTTATACAA GCTCTTGACCGTGCAAAGCCGGAAGGTGAAACCCCAAAGAAAAGTCCTTCACCAAAGTCATTTAAACGAATG AGCCTTAAGGATAGCCAGAGTGGTTTCAATTCACGAAGATGA